One segment of Monomorium pharaonis isolate MP-MQ-018 chromosome 6, ASM1337386v2, whole genome shotgun sequence DNA contains the following:
- the LOC105838856 gene encoding pheromone-binding protein-related protein 6 — protein MRLLAVALGFLLQAWIVSCGSKRPSFVSEQMIATAASVVNACQTQTGVATADIEAVRNGQWPETRQLKCYMYCLWEQFGLVDDKRELSLNGMLTFFQRIPAYRAEVEKAISECKGIGNYLAKGDNCEYAYTFNKCYAELSPRTYYLF, from the exons ATGAGGCTCCTCGCGGTCGCTCTGGGTTTCCTCCTTCAGGCGTGGATCGTGTCCTGCGGG TCGAAGAGACCCAGCTTCGTTTCCGAGCAGATGATCGCAACCGCAGCGAGTGTGGTGAACGCCTGCCAAACGCAAACGGGAGTCGCCACag ctGACATAGAAGCGGTGAGAAACGGTCAGTGGCCGGAAACACGTCAATTGAAG TGCTATATGTATTGCCTCTGGGAACAATTCGGTCTGGTCGATGACAAGAGAGAGCTAAGTCTGAATGGAATGCTGACGTTCTTCCAAAGAATACCTGCCTATAGAGCCGAGGTCGAGAAAGCGATTAGCGAGTGCAAGGGGATCGGTAACTATTTGG CAAAGGGTGATAACTGCGAGTACGCGTATACGTTCAACAAGTGTTACGCGGAGCTATCTCCGAGG acTTACTATCTATTCTAA